One genomic window of Spirochaetia bacterium 38H-sp includes the following:
- a CDS encoding redox-sensing transcriptional repressor Rex, translated as MKDSTNNNTLLTKNIITRLAKYLRILKSLKSIGLIKVFSSNLGDAAGIAPTVVRKDFSILGINGNKKGGYIIDNLIKQIEGLLGIEDEYKAIIVGCGRIGKALIESEELKREHIHIIAGFDLTPSEPLNNVPIYTTDKMEEIVKKENIKIGIISVPNHAAIKVFEHMREAGIRGFLNFTSVDIKCGDKCPVGCEHKCVINQVNIGLELENLFHLVHITEKHPDLLIE; from the coding sequence GTGAAAGATAGCACAAATAATAACACATTGCTCACAAAAAACATAATAACCAGACTTGCAAAATACCTCAGAATACTTAAAAGTCTCAAAAGCATAGGACTCATCAAAGTATTCTCCAGCAATCTTGGTGATGCAGCTGGTATCGCTCCAACAGTAGTAAGAAAAGATTTTTCCATATTAGGTATAAACGGAAACAAAAAAGGCGGCTATATAATAGACAATCTTATAAAACAGATAGAAGGATTGCTTGGCATAGAAGATGAGTACAAGGCGATAATAGTAGGATGCGGCAGAATAGGAAAGGCGCTTATAGAATCTGAGGAGCTCAAGAGGGAACATATACACATAATAGCCGGATTTGATCTCACACCATCTGAGCCCTTAAACAATGTTCCAATATACACAACAGATAAAATGGAAGAAATAGTAAAAAAAGAAAATATAAAGATTGGAATCATCTCAGTGCCCAATCATGCGGCCATAAAGGTCTTTGAACACATGAGAGAAGCAGGGATAAGAGGCTTTCTCAATTTTACCTCAGTGGATATAAAATGTGGAGATAAATGTCCTGTTGGCTGCGAACATAAGTGTGTAATCAATCAAGTAAACATAGGTCTAGAACTGGAAAATCTTTTCCACC